One Fuerstiella marisgermanici DNA window includes the following coding sequences:
- a CDS encoding carbamoyltransferase family protein: protein MTAILGISAFYHDSAAALVVDGEIVAAAQEERFTRKKHDEGFPQHAVDYCLSEAGLTPAQLDFVGFYDKPLRKFERLLETYLSYAPAGYRSFRKAMPLWLNQKLYMPRELRRGLRNEYTGRFVFTEHHESHAASAFFPSPFEEAAILTLDGVGEWSTSTMGTGRGNRIELTHEIRFPHSLGLLYSAFTYYTGFKVNSGEYKLMGLAPYGEPTYHDLILKHLLALKDDGSFRMDMSYFNYCQGLTMTSDKLHRLFGGPPRKPESEVTQREMDIAASIQSVTEVVMLKMAAHAYQTTRLSNLVLAGGVALNCVGNGKILRDGPFDNVWIQPASGDAGGALGTALFIWHQLLEKPRTPQKPDAQRGSLLGPSFDDANVSNFLQSVGAVFEVSPSDDDLCEQVANLIAGENVVGWFQGRMEFGPRALGARSILGDARSEKMQTVMNRKIKFRESFRPFAPIVLKEYVHEFFQMAADTDSPYMLLVADVQDTIRESEPTETARGFDKLRQRRSQIPAVTHVDYSARVQTVDTERNPLLHRLLTTFHTHTGCPVMINTSFNVRSEPIVCTPEDAYRCFMTTDMDVLVLGRHVLKKQEQPNQMSEADRQNHLDQFELD from the coding sequence ATGACGGCAATCCTCGGCATCTCCGCCTTCTACCACGACTCCGCCGCCGCTTTGGTGGTGGACGGTGAAATTGTGGCGGCGGCTCAGGAAGAACGGTTCACTCGGAAGAAACACGACGAAGGCTTTCCTCAACACGCCGTCGACTACTGCCTTTCCGAAGCCGGATTGACGCCGGCACAACTGGATTTCGTAGGCTTCTACGACAAGCCGTTGCGGAAATTTGAACGGCTGCTGGAAACGTATCTGTCCTACGCGCCGGCCGGCTACCGTTCGTTTCGAAAAGCCATGCCGTTATGGCTGAACCAGAAGCTGTACATGCCTCGCGAACTTCGGCGCGGCTTGCGAAACGAATACACCGGGCGATTTGTGTTCACCGAACACCATGAGTCTCATGCAGCAAGCGCGTTCTTTCCGTCACCGTTCGAAGAAGCCGCGATTCTGACGCTCGACGGTGTGGGCGAATGGTCGACATCGACGATGGGAACCGGCCGCGGAAACCGTATTGAGCTGACTCACGAAATTCGCTTCCCGCATTCGTTGGGCCTGCTGTATTCTGCGTTTACTTACTACACCGGCTTCAAGGTGAACAGTGGCGAGTACAAGCTGATGGGCTTGGCACCTTACGGCGAACCGACGTACCACGACCTGATTTTGAAGCACCTGCTGGCGTTGAAGGATGATGGCTCGTTCCGCATGGATATGAGCTACTTCAACTACTGCCAGGGCCTGACGATGACGTCCGACAAGTTGCACCGCTTGTTCGGTGGACCGCCGCGAAAGCCGGAATCAGAAGTCACTCAACGTGAAATGGACATCGCCGCGTCCATCCAAAGCGTGACTGAAGTTGTGATGCTGAAGATGGCCGCCCATGCCTATCAAACAACCCGGCTAAGCAACCTCGTACTGGCCGGCGGCGTGGCTCTGAATTGCGTGGGCAACGGAAAAATCCTGCGGGACGGGCCGTTCGACAACGTCTGGATTCAGCCCGCGTCAGGCGATGCGGGCGGAGCATTGGGCACCGCGTTGTTCATATGGCACCAGCTTTTGGAGAAACCTCGCACGCCTCAGAAACCCGACGCCCAGCGAGGTTCTTTGCTGGGGCCATCCTTCGATGACGCCAACGTGTCGAACTTTTTACAGAGTGTCGGCGCCGTGTTCGAAGTAAGCCCGTCCGACGACGATTTGTGTGAGCAGGTAGCCAATCTGATTGCTGGTGAGAACGTTGTCGGCTGGTTCCAGGGACGCATGGAATTTGGCCCGCGGGCGTTGGGAGCTCGCAGCATTCTGGGCGACGCTCGCAGTGAGAAAATGCAGACGGTGATGAACCGGAAAATCAAGTTTCGCGAATCCTTCCGTCCGTTCGCGCCGATCGTGCTGAAGGAATATGTGCATGAGTTCTTCCAGATGGCCGCCGACACTGACAGTCCTTATATGCTGCTGGTCGCGGACGTTCAGGATACCATTCGCGAATCTGAACCGACGGAAACGGCCAGGGGCTTCGATAAATTACGACAGCGACGTTCGCAGATTCCGGCGGTGACTCATGTGGACTATTCGGCTCGCGTGCAAACCGTCGACACCGAACGCAATCCGCTGCTGCATCGATTGCTGACGACGTTCCACACGCACACCGGTTGTCCCGTCATGATTAACACCAGCTTTAATGTGCGGAGTGAACCGATCGTATGTACGCCGGAAGATGCGTATCGCTGTTTTATGACGACTGATATGGATGTGCTTGTGTTGGGTCGGCATGTGCTGAAAAAGCAGGAACAGCCGAATCAAATGAGTGAAGCTGACCGCCAGAATCACCTGGATCAGTTTGAATTGGATTAG
- a CDS encoding GTPase, translating into MPANLTPMYHKAEREYRRAQSVAEQFECLQKMLQLLPKHKGTDKLQADLKSRLKETRQAIQKQANAPKDGRAFRIPRQGAGRVVIVGAPNCGKSAILKHLTRAEPEVADFPFTTREPMPAMMEFNGVQVQLVDTPPVVAGQLEPWMLNLVRTADAAVLVFDGSSDDAPQECADVIEEFAARKTRFAAQTGFDPDSFAVVNVSTLLVVTHAADPDSQLRLELLRELVDIEYAAIPVELEDSDCMAKLAEAVFAMLRLIRVFTKPPGQPPDLTSPLTVAENGTVEDLAFQIHDDLGQRLQHAKMWREGAHDGQIVGRDYALRDGDVIELH; encoded by the coding sequence ATGCCTGCGAATCTGACACCGATGTACCACAAAGCCGAACGAGAGTATCGGCGTGCGCAATCGGTGGCGGAGCAGTTCGAGTGCCTTCAGAAGATGCTTCAGCTGCTGCCCAAGCACAAAGGCACGGACAAGCTTCAGGCTGACTTGAAGTCGCGGTTGAAGGAGACGCGGCAGGCAATTCAGAAGCAGGCCAACGCGCCCAAAGACGGTCGCGCGTTTCGGATTCCTCGCCAGGGAGCGGGCCGTGTTGTGATTGTGGGGGCCCCGAACTGCGGCAAGAGTGCCATTTTGAAGCACTTAACCAGAGCCGAACCGGAGGTCGCCGACTTTCCCTTCACCACGCGAGAACCGATGCCGGCGATGATGGAATTCAACGGCGTGCAGGTGCAGTTGGTAGATACCCCACCGGTGGTGGCAGGGCAGCTGGAACCGTGGATGCTGAATCTGGTGCGGACGGCGGACGCGGCAGTGCTGGTTTTTGATGGTTCGTCGGATGATGCTCCGCAGGAGTGCGCGGACGTGATTGAGGAATTTGCCGCTCGCAAAACCCGCTTCGCAGCTCAGACAGGCTTCGATCCAGACAGTTTCGCCGTCGTAAACGTGTCCACTCTGTTGGTGGTGACTCACGCCGCAGATCCAGATAGCCAACTGCGGTTAGAACTGCTTCGGGAACTGGTTGACATCGAATATGCGGCGATCCCGGTCGAATTAGAAGACAGTGATTGCATGGCAAAACTGGCAGAAGCGGTTTTCGCAATGCTGAGATTAATCCGCGTCTTCACAAAACCGCCAGGGCAGCCGCCTGACCTGACGTCTCCGCTTACTGTGGCGGAAAATGGCACGGTTGAGGATCTGGCGTTTCAGATTCACGACGATCTGGGCCAGCGCCTGCAGCACGCAAAAATGTGGCGTGAAGGCGCTCACGATGGCCAGATTGTGGGGCGTGATTATGCCCTTCGCGATGGCGACGTAATTGAACTACACTGA
- a CDS encoding rhomboid family intramembrane serine protease, translated as MRELTTIADRQQASRFGAYLAVEAIEATVEEDDGEWAIWVHNDDDLPRAEGMLEEFRQDPGHERYENAERKVRHVLKEADRLRKESAKKQVDLKKRWEGSWWHCYPATYIMIGICVVVSLVCTDWSDVKISRFGVPRLCNDADSVLLQKLGMFGEPSVEVYFQSLATQMMGQLVQQNGMPAVEGGANGGLQLQEPSEFAGRVMHAQAVTEATVPIFQSGEIWRFITPIFIHLDCIHILFNMMILRSIGTGIEFLRGTRRFVILCLLLAVFSNLVQLYWGGWRFGGMSGVIFGLIGYVWMKGKTQPHVGLGMPQQSVVYFMLWLVLCMTGAFGPIANGAHVGGLVLGVLIGARQAIWKKLPFAS; from the coding sequence ATGCGCGAACTAACGACGATAGCGGACCGACAACAAGCAAGCCGATTTGGAGCCTATTTGGCGGTGGAAGCCATCGAGGCCACCGTGGAAGAAGACGATGGCGAATGGGCCATCTGGGTCCACAATGATGATGACCTTCCCAGGGCAGAAGGCATGCTGGAGGAGTTCCGGCAGGACCCCGGTCATGAACGCTATGAGAACGCAGAACGCAAAGTTCGCCATGTTCTGAAAGAAGCTGATCGCCTGCGGAAGGAGTCCGCGAAAAAACAGGTCGACCTGAAAAAACGGTGGGAAGGTTCGTGGTGGCACTGCTATCCGGCCACGTACATCATGATTGGAATTTGCGTTGTTGTGAGTCTGGTGTGCACAGACTGGAGCGACGTCAAGATTTCGCGATTTGGTGTTCCACGTTTGTGCAATGACGCCGATTCGGTGCTGCTGCAGAAACTGGGGATGTTCGGCGAACCCAGTGTTGAAGTGTATTTTCAGAGCCTGGCGACACAGATGATGGGCCAACTTGTCCAGCAGAATGGAATGCCAGCAGTGGAGGGCGGTGCTAATGGCGGGCTGCAACTTCAGGAGCCTTCCGAATTCGCCGGGCGCGTCATGCACGCTCAGGCCGTCACAGAAGCAACGGTCCCGATTTTTCAAAGCGGTGAGATCTGGCGGTTTATCACCCCCATTTTTATTCATCTGGATTGCATTCACATTCTGTTCAACATGATGATCTTAAGATCGATCGGTACAGGCATCGAATTTCTCCGGGGGACTCGACGGTTCGTGATTCTGTGCCTGTTGCTCGCCGTTTTCTCGAACCTTGTTCAGCTGTATTGGGGAGGGTGGCGGTTTGGTGGCATGTCAGGAGTCATCTTTGGGTTGATCGGTTATGTGTGGATGAAAGGAAAGACTCAGCCACACGTTGGACTCGGCATGCCGCAGCAATCAGTCGTCTATTTTATGTTGTGGCTGGTATTGTGCATGACGGGCGCGTTCGGGCCGATTGCCAACGGAGCTCACGTGGGCGGCCTGGTGCTTGGAGTGCTGATTGGTGCTCGCCAGGCGATCTGGAAGAAGCTGCCGTTTGCGAGCTAG
- a CDS encoding DUF5989 family protein, with amino-acid sequence MTDKTSDHQPTKSETEFEQLAGEDDMGLLAEFWLFIKEEKKWWLTPIIVVSLLVGGLVYLTSSGVAPFIYALF; translated from the coding sequence ATGACTGACAAAACTTCCGACCATCAGCCAACGAAATCCGAAACGGAATTCGAACAGCTTGCCGGTGAAGACGATATGGGCCTGCTGGCCGAGTTTTGGCTGTTTATCAAGGAAGAAAAGAAGTGGTGGCTGACTCCGATCATCGTGGTGTCGCTGCTGGTCGGGGGCCTTGTGTATCTGACCTCGTCCGGCGTGGCACCATTCATCTATGCGTTGTTTTGA
- a CDS encoding SxtJ family membrane protein, giving the protein MALLHFNLKPSQRQLRQFGAACAVVVPLIVWFWSRSLSATAWAGVAGLLICGVGLIKPRILQPLFVGLTVLAFPIGLVVGEVALLLMFVGVFLPMAVVFRMIGRDALQRRSVGGHETFWQRRPPTPKSGRYFRQF; this is encoded by the coding sequence ATGGCATTGCTTCACTTCAACCTGAAACCATCGCAACGGCAGCTTCGCCAGTTCGGGGCAGCGTGCGCCGTTGTCGTCCCGCTGATTGTCTGGTTCTGGAGTCGCAGTCTGTCCGCCACGGCGTGGGCTGGCGTCGCTGGATTGCTGATTTGCGGTGTTGGTTTGATCAAACCTCGGATTCTTCAGCCGCTGTTTGTCGGACTCACCGTGCTGGCGTTTCCGATCGGGCTGGTAGTGGGCGAAGTGGCTTTGCTGTTGATGTTTGTTGGGGTCTTTCTTCCGATGGCGGTTGTGTTTAGAATGATTGGACGAGATGCATTGCAACGTCGTTCGGTAGGTGGCCACGAAACCTTTTGGCAACGGCGGCCGCCAACGCCGAAGAGCGGTCGCTACTTTCGGCAGTTTTAG